A genome region from Carya illinoinensis cultivar Pawnee chromosome 2, C.illinoinensisPawnee_v1, whole genome shotgun sequence includes the following:
- the LOC122300283 gene encoding transcription factor FAMA isoform X2: MDQKGENYSTAFPSSFAGPDYPLDHHLHLHHQHEQQQFMKPRIGETSGDHDNNNGMVDYLLSNPQHQQPQIASGFCGSNSFDKLSFADVMQFADFGPKLALNQTKIPEDDQSGIDPVYFLKFPVLNDKLEDRHLMINPQHGSADNHEERFKRMGVEDEVRVYLGEEGGIREDEEARISENNSVQLRFLGEDLQKNPAPEAKNKRKRPRTIKTTEEVESQRMTHIAVERNRRKQMNEHLRVLRSLMPGSYVQRGDQASIIGGAIDFVRELEQLLQCLESQKRRRLFGEAPRQVGAADSSLATQQPQPPFFPAASLPNDQFNLVDFESGLREETAENKSCLADVEVKLLGFDAMIKILSRRRPGQLIKAIAALEDLQLNILHTNITTIEQTVLYSFNVKVASESRFTAEDIASSVQQIFSFIHQTVPCDVI; this comes from the exons ATGGATCAGAAAGGGGAGAACTACTcg ACAGCTTTTCCGTCgagttttgccggtccggattATCCTCttgatcatcatcttcatcttcatcatcaacatGAGCAACAACAGTTCATGAAGCCACGGATTGGTGAAACTTCAGGAGATCATGATAACAATAACGGGATGGTTGATTACTTGCTGAGTAATCCTCAACATCAACAACCACAAATAGCTTCAGGATTTTGCGGTTCGAATTCTTTCGATAAATTGAGCTTCGCTGATGTGATGCAGTTTGCAGATTTTGGGCCAAAGTTGGCCTTAAACCAAACCAAGATTCCCGAGGATGATCAATCCGGGATTGACCCGGTTTACTTCCTTAAGTTCCCAGTCTTGAATGACAAGCTGGAGGATCGGCATCTAATGATTAATCCCCAGCATGGATCAGCAGATAATCATGAAGAGAGGTTCAAAAGGATGGGAGTGGAAGATGAGGTTAGAGTATATCTGGGAGAAGAAGGTGGGATAAGAGAGGATGAAGAAGCTCGGATTTCTGAAAATAACTCGGTGCAGCTCCGGTTTCTGGGGGAAGATCTGCAAAAGAACCCTGCACCCGAAGCAAAGAACAAGAGGAAAAGACCAAGAACAATCAAGACGACCGAGGAAGTGGAGAGCCAGCGGATGACTCACATCGCTGTTGAAAGAAACAGAAGGAAGCAAATGAATGAACATCTTCGCGTGTTGAGGTCCCTAATGCCTGGCTCATACGTACAAAGG GGAGATCAAGCTTCTATTATTGGAGGAGCCATTGATTTTGTGAGGGAATTGGAGCAACTTCTCCAGTGCTTAGAATCGCAGAAGCGGCGAAGACTCTTTGGAGAAGCTCCAAGACAGGTGGGAGCTGCAGATTCCTCTCTTGCAACCCAACAACCTCAGCCACCATTCTTTCCTGCTGCGTCTCTTCCAAATGATCAATTCAATCTTGTGGATTTTGAGAGCGGACTCCGAGAGGAGACGGCCGAGAACAAGTCCTGCTTGGCTGATGTTGAGGTGAAGCTTTTAGGGTTTGATGCCATGATAAAAATTCTTTCTAGGAGAAGACCAGGACAGCTCATTAAGGCCATCGCAGCACTTGAAGATTTGCAGCTCAATATTCTTCACACCAACATTACAACCATCGAACAAACTGTTCTATATTCGTTTAATGTCAAG GTTGCCTCAGAATCGAGGTTCACAGCAGAAGATATCGCAAGCTCGGTTCAACAGATATTCAGTTTCATCCATCAAACAGTACCATGTGACGTAATCTAG
- the LOC122300283 gene encoding transcription factor FAMA isoform X1 — translation MLYYSETEFLQTAFPSSFAGPDYPLDHHLHLHHQHEQQQFMKPRIGETSGDHDNNNGMVDYLLSNPQHQQPQIASGFCGSNSFDKLSFADVMQFADFGPKLALNQTKIPEDDQSGIDPVYFLKFPVLNDKLEDRHLMINPQHGSADNHEERFKRMGVEDEVRVYLGEEGGIREDEEARISENNSVQLRFLGEDLQKNPAPEAKNKRKRPRTIKTTEEVESQRMTHIAVERNRRKQMNEHLRVLRSLMPGSYVQRGDQASIIGGAIDFVRELEQLLQCLESQKRRRLFGEAPRQVGAADSSLATQQPQPPFFPAASLPNDQFNLVDFESGLREETAENKSCLADVEVKLLGFDAMIKILSRRRPGQLIKAIAALEDLQLNILHTNITTIEQTVLYSFNVKVASESRFTAEDIASSVQQIFSFIHQTVPCDVI, via the exons ATGTTGTATTACTCTGAAACCGAGTTCTTGCAGACAGCTTTTCCGTCgagttttgccggtccggattATCCTCttgatcatcatcttcatcttcatcatcaacatGAGCAACAACAGTTCATGAAGCCACGGATTGGTGAAACTTCAGGAGATCATGATAACAATAACGGGATGGTTGATTACTTGCTGAGTAATCCTCAACATCAACAACCACAAATAGCTTCAGGATTTTGCGGTTCGAATTCTTTCGATAAATTGAGCTTCGCTGATGTGATGCAGTTTGCAGATTTTGGGCCAAAGTTGGCCTTAAACCAAACCAAGATTCCCGAGGATGATCAATCCGGGATTGACCCGGTTTACTTCCTTAAGTTCCCAGTCTTGAATGACAAGCTGGAGGATCGGCATCTAATGATTAATCCCCAGCATGGATCAGCAGATAATCATGAAGAGAGGTTCAAAAGGATGGGAGTGGAAGATGAGGTTAGAGTATATCTGGGAGAAGAAGGTGGGATAAGAGAGGATGAAGAAGCTCGGATTTCTGAAAATAACTCGGTGCAGCTCCGGTTTCTGGGGGAAGATCTGCAAAAGAACCCTGCACCCGAAGCAAAGAACAAGAGGAAAAGACCAAGAACAATCAAGACGACCGAGGAAGTGGAGAGCCAGCGGATGACTCACATCGCTGTTGAAAGAAACAGAAGGAAGCAAATGAATGAACATCTTCGCGTGTTGAGGTCCCTAATGCCTGGCTCATACGTACAAAGG GGAGATCAAGCTTCTATTATTGGAGGAGCCATTGATTTTGTGAGGGAATTGGAGCAACTTCTCCAGTGCTTAGAATCGCAGAAGCGGCGAAGACTCTTTGGAGAAGCTCCAAGACAGGTGGGAGCTGCAGATTCCTCTCTTGCAACCCAACAACCTCAGCCACCATTCTTTCCTGCTGCGTCTCTTCCAAATGATCAATTCAATCTTGTGGATTTTGAGAGCGGACTCCGAGAGGAGACGGCCGAGAACAAGTCCTGCTTGGCTGATGTTGAGGTGAAGCTTTTAGGGTTTGATGCCATGATAAAAATTCTTTCTAGGAGAAGACCAGGACAGCTCATTAAGGCCATCGCAGCACTTGAAGATTTGCAGCTCAATATTCTTCACACCAACATTACAACCATCGAACAAACTGTTCTATATTCGTTTAATGTCAAG GTTGCCTCAGAATCGAGGTTCACAGCAGAAGATATCGCAAGCTCGGTTCAACAGATATTCAGTTTCATCCATCAAACAGTACCATGTGACGTAATCTAG